In Ananas comosus cultivar F153 linkage group 10, ASM154086v1, whole genome shotgun sequence, the following proteins share a genomic window:
- the LOC109716328 gene encoding SAC3 family protein B-like gives MGDFSKQNTSSYRQNHASLAEHNALEPAEEANRSSVSDIEVSESSPVVVGLCPDMCPESEREERERKGDLDRYERLDGERNQTTKYLAVKKYTRTAERETSLIRPLPVLQITVDYLLNLLDQPYDDSFLSIYNFLWDRMRAVRLDLRMQHIFNQEAITMLEQMIRLHIIAMHELCEYNKGEGFSEGFDAHLNIEQMNKTSVELFQMYTDHRKKGIVVPTEKEFRGYYALLKLDRHPGYKVEPGELSLDLTKMSPEIRNSPEISFAREVSRACRFGNYIAFFRLARKATYLQACLMHAHFTKVRTQALASLHSSLQNNQGIPITHVVNWLGMEGEDLECLLEYHGFALKKYEELYMVKEGPFLNQDADFPTKCSQLVQLKKSQRIIGDVYSGPTMSALTGERVIHSDMTLEVADEKGVASEAEVMNDLIDEPMVDNQAYNQVHPKSRTLPQAQELLEEEIPLARVSTEEVGTVKEVTFPLPVSSSVSKESSISSYPQQNADDEVIEASTDTSMDQMILMNTEVNLVEAGVPGIQNSNCNLENTNDQMDIGENLSKEAPALVVHQENVARQKLKLILRRWMRRAVQKRLRREENKILAIAALNSLTVGPPLRPLGAAPKHACEVLNIDKALKERYLKQEKSLSRLNISELVAPILSERTPGMKCFCWKLLILIPPSQSRIVKSAFGWCLSKLMGHGREDNERLVSLPHLSIWKKWLGCQKNSPEICCLSVVRGLDSEQEVFENDSIDGTSSLIYLISECIPWDFQRNQLHKLVRSIPSGSKLPLLIASFDTYGEEKDLVSQTVYDRLSLISVDKSKISSLSIVFLAGNIPKGFFDDDELRSGLKWLAYHSPLQPALSLVDTRELVMSYLRFPLNILENSDASQVGPDQCISAFNDALNRLIGQVHFAASVNSNGWPCPEIDLLEKSTSERKVVETFLPSIGWSSPSRIESLAKAIVCCKLPEFHYDLSWLSHGSHMGKQILNQKSALEECLVNYLTRTSQLLNAQLATSEARVMVQTGVGLELRGSSYYIVPRWVDIFRRIFNWSMTRLVSRECSLAYILEEHLNKVSTEIDAITSWEIKTSSFESHRRLNPVRFDELVEACCSLPTVEKPVSVPRAECFPSRGVVHEESNNASKGIVHGEVNTERHGNISSDDSGSLFGTREKESVVASLFKNSNYLDSFNRLFERCKQVQDTIDKKLAFYL, from the exons ATGGGTGATTTTTCAAAGCAAAATACTTCGTCATATAGACAGAATCATGCTTCTTTGGCCGAGCACAATGCACTGGAGCCAGCTGAAGAAGCAAATAGAAGCAGTGTATCAGACATCGAAGTCTCAGAATCATCTCCAGTTGTGGTTGGGCTTTGTCCAGATATGTGTCCAG AATCTGAGAGGGAGGAGCGTGAAAGGAAAGGAGATCTTGATAGATATGAGCGACTGGATGGAGAGAGAAACCAAACTACCAAATACCTTGCCGTTAAAAAG TATACTAGGACAGCTGAGCGAGAAACTAGTTTGATAAGGCCACTCCCTGTGTTGCAAATTACGGTCGATTATCTTCTCAATTTGCTGGATCAACCTTATGACGACAGTTTCCTGAGTATATACAACTTCTTGTGGGATAGAATGAGAGCAGTGAGATTGGACCTCAGGATGCAACACATCTTCAATCAAGAAGCTATAACAATGCTGGAGCAAATG ATAAGACTTCATATAATTGCTATGCATGAGTTATGTGAATACAACAAAGGAGAGGGCTTTTCAGAGGGGTTTGATGCTCACCTCAACATTGAGCAGATGAATAAAACATCAGTTGAGCTGTTTCAAATGTACACTGATCATAGGAAGAAGGGAATAGTTGTGCCAACCGAAAAGGAGTTCCGAGGTTATTACGCGCTTCTCAAGTTGGACAGGCACCCTGGTTACAAG GTTGAACCTGGTGAACTCTCGCTTGATCTCACTAAAATGTCTCCGGAGATAAGAAACAGCCCAGAAATTTCATTTGCAAGGGAGGTGTCAAG AGCATGTAGATTTGGCAACTACATCGCCTTCTTTCGCCTTGCAAGGAAAGCAACTTATCTGCAGGCATGCTTGATGCATGCTCATTTCACAAAA GTAAGAACACAAGCACTTGCTTCTCTTCACAGTAGTCTTCAGAATAATCAAGGGATCCCGATAACTCATGTTGTTAACTGGCTCGGTATGGAG GGAGAAGACTTAGAGTGTCTCTTAGAGTATCACGGATTTGCATTAAAGAAATATGAAGAACTTTATATGGTAAAAGAGGGCCCCTTTCTCAATCAAGATGCCGACTTCCCAACCAAGTGTTCTCAACTTGTGCAGCTTAAGAAGTCGCAAAGAATTATCGGCGACGTTTATTCTGGTCCTACTATGTCAGCTCTCACTGGCGAGAGGGTTATTCACTCGGATATGACGTTAGAAGTAGCTGATGAGAAAGGAGTTGCTTCGGAAGCAGAAGTGATGAATGATTTGATTGATGAGCCAATGGTCGATAATCAAGCATATAATCAAGTACATCCCAAATCTCGCACTCTTCCTCAAGCACAAGAACTGCTTGAAGAAGAGATTCCACTAGCACGTGTGAGCACTGAAGAAGTTGGCACAGTCAAAGAAGTCACTTTTCCACTTCCGGTTTCAAGCAGTGTATCTAAAGAGAGCTCCATAAGTAGCTATCCACAGCAAAATGCCGACGATGAAGTCATTGAGGCGTCTACAGACACTTCAATGGATCAAATGATATTGATGAATACGGAAGTAAATTTAGTTGAGGCTGGAGTGCCTGGAATTCAAAACTCTAACTGCAATCTTGAGAATACAAATGATCAGATGGATATTGGTGAAAATCTCAGCAAGGAAGCACCAGCGCTTGTAGTCCATCAGGAAAATGTTGCTAGGCAAAAGCTGAAGCTAATCTTAAG GAGATGGATGCGACGAGCTGTGCAGAAGAGGTTAAGGCGGGAGGAAAATAAGATTCTTGCTATTGCAGCATTGAATTCTCTCACAGTGGGACCGCCACTGCGTCCTCTGGGAGCA GCTCCAAAACATGCTTGCGAAGTGCTCAACATCGACAAGGCTCTGAAAGAGAGATACCTTAAACAAGAAAAGTCATTGTCGAGGCTGAACATTTCAGAATTGGTTGCACCGATTTTAAGTGAGAGAACTCCCGGTATGAAATGCTTTTGCTGGAAGCTGCTTATCCTCATCCCACCATCACAAAGTCGAATTGTTAAATCGGCTTTTGGATGGTGTCTCTCAAAGCTCATGGGTCATGGTAGAGAAGACAACGAACGGCTCGTTTCCTTGCCCCACTTGTCGATATGGAAGAAATGGTTAGGCTGTCAGAAGAATTCGCCCGAAATCTGCTGTTTATCTGTTGTTAGAGGGCTCGACAGTGAACAGGAAGTTTTTGAAAATGATAGCATCGATGGTACAAGCAGCTTAATATATCTGATATCGGAATGCATTCCATGGGACTTTCAGAGGAATCAACTCCACAAACTTGTAAGGTCTATACCATCTGGATCAAAGCTGCCTCTTTTAATCGCTAGTTTTGATACTTACGGAGAAGAGAAAGATCTAGTTTCACAAACAGTATACGACAGGCTCAGCCTAATCAGCGTGGACAAATCAAAGATAAGCTCATTGTCAATTGTTTTTCTAGCTGGTAATATCCCCAAAGGCTTCTTCGACGACGATGAATTGAGAAGTGGTCTGAAATGGCTGGCGTATCATTCACCTCTTCAACCAGCTCTCAGTCTCGTGGATACTCGTGAATTGGTCATGAGCTACCTGAGGTTTCCACTTAACATCCTCGAGAATTCCGACGCTTCTCAAGTGGGCCCCGACCAATGTATCTCGGCTTTCAATGACGCCCTCAACAGGCTGATAGGGCAAGTTCATTTTGCTGCATCCGTGAATTCAAATGGATGGCCGTGTCCTGAGATTGATCTTCTTGAGAAGTCGACTAGTGAACGGAAGGTTGTGGAGACATTCTTACCAAGCATAGGCTGGAGCTCGCCTTCAAGAATCGAGTCGCTAGCCAAAGCAATAGTTTGCTGCAAACTCCCCGAATTTCATTACGACCTCTCTTGGCTGAGCCATGGCTCTCACATGGGCAAGCAGATTCTGAATCAGAAGTCGGCCCTTGAGGAGTGCTTGGTCAACTATTTGACTCGAACAAGTCAATTGTTGAATGCTCAACTAGCCACAAGTGAGGCGAGGGTAATGGTTCAGACAGGTGTCGGCCTTGAGCTCCGTGGTTCGTCTTACTACATAGTTCCGAGATGGGTCGACATTTTCCGACGGATATTTAACTGGAGCATGACAAGGTTGGTCTCCAGAGAGTGCTCGCTTGCTTACATATTGGAGGAGCATCTCAATAAGGTTTCGACAGAGATTGATGCTATCACATCGTGGGAGATCAAGACTAGCAGTTTCGAGAGCCATCGGCGGTTGAATCCGGTTCGCTTTGATGAGCTTGTTGAAGCTTGTTGTAGTCTTCCCACTGTGGAGAAGCCTGTTTCCGTGCCGAGGGCCGAATGTTTTCCTTCTCGCGGGGTTGTTCATGAAGAAAGCAACAATGCTTCTAAAGGCATTGTTCATGGCGAGGTAAACACTGAGAGGCATGGAAACATTAGCTCTGATGATAGTGGATCCCTTTTTGgcacgagagagaaagagtcaGTAGTCGCGTCATTGTTTAAGAATAGTAACTATTTAGACAGTTTTAATAGGTTATTTGAGAGGTGTAAGCAAGTGCAGGACACGATCGATAAGAAGCTCGCTTTTTATTTATAG